A genomic segment from Gossypium hirsutum isolate 1008001.06 chromosome D04, Gossypium_hirsutum_v2.1, whole genome shotgun sequence encodes:
- the LOC107898630 gene encoding putative E3 ubiquitin-protein ligase XBAT31 yields the protein MPPRSQYHPSSWSTFVYSFTLLLLLLISSDSITFSFLSAATTASSSSLISRLLLLLHPLSPVAVSWGYARFVNIRDGRGATPLHLTARRKQPECVHILLYNGALVCASSGRYGFPGSTPLHLVARGGSLDCICMLLAWGADRLQRDASGSSKWPKHYNSLA from the exons ATGCCTCCCCGTTCCCAATACCATCCGTCTTCGTGGTCAACTTTTGTGTACAG TTTTACCCTCCTACTGCTTCTTCTGATTTCTTCTGATTCCATAACTTTTTCCTTCCTCTCGGCCGCCACAACTGCTTCTTCTTCATCACTCATTAGCAGactacttcttcttcttcatccgcTCAGCCCTGTTGCTGTTTCATG GGGATATGCACGGTTTGTGAATATAAGAGATGGTAGGGGAGCCACTCCCTTGCACTTAACAGCACGCCGGAAGCAGCCTGAATGCGTACATATCCTGTTATACAATGGTGCTCTTGTTTGTGCATCAAGTGGTcgatatgg TTTCCCAGGAAGCACTCCTCTTCATTTGGTTGCTAGAGGGGGCTCTCTTGACTGCATTTGTATGTTGTTGGCTTGGGGTGCAGATCGTCTTCAAAGAGATGCATCTGg GTCTTCAAAATGGCCAAAGCACTACAACAGTTTGGCATGA